A window of Halomicrobium zhouii genomic DNA:
TCGCCGGGTGACGCCCAGCAGATCGCCCGCGATATCGGCGACGACGTCGTGATGAAGATCGTCAGCCCCGACATCCTCCACAAGTCCGACATCGGCGGCGTGGAGGTCGGCGTCGCGCCCGAGGACGTCCGCGACACCTTCGAGGACCTTGTGGTCCGGGCCCGGAACTACCAGCAAGACGCCACCATCCTCGGCGTCCAGGTCCAGGAGATGGTCGACCTCGAATCGGGCACCGAGACGATCCTCGGCGTCAACCGCGACCCGCAGTTCGGCCCGCTCGTGCTCTTCGGCCTCGGCGGCATCTTCGTCGAGGTGCTGGAAGACACGACGGTCCGGGTCGCGCCGGTCTCCGAACCGGAAGCCACGGCGATGCTCGACGAGATAGACTCGGCGCCGCTGTTGCGCGGCGCGCGCGGCCGGGACCGCGTCGACGAGTCGGCCATCGTCGAGACCGTCCAGCGGCTCTCCCAGCTGGTGACCGACTTCCCGGCGATACTCGAACTGGACATCAATCCCCTCGTCGCGGCGCCGGACGGTGCGACGGCGGTGGACCTGCGACTCACGATCGACCAGGAGGAACTATGAACACAGTACTCGTCACTTCGACGGACGACGGCATCGGCAAGACGGCTATCGCGCTCGCGCTCGCGCGAACGGCCCAGGATCAGGGCAAGACAGTGGGGTACATGAAGCCGAAGGGGACCCGCCTGCAGAGCGCGGTGGGCAAGACGCGCGACGAGGACCCGATGCTGGCCCGCGAGTTGCTCGGCCTCGACGCCGAGATGCACGAGATGGAGCCCATCGTCTACTCGCCGACGTTCGTCCAGGAGGTCGTCCGCGGCCGCGAGGACCCCGACGAACTCCGGGAGCGCGTCGTCGACAGCTTCCAGGACCTCTCGGCGGACACCGACCTCATGATCGTCGAGGGCAGCGACGACCTCTCGACGGGGAGCATGGTGGACCTGACGGACGTCGACATCGCCGAGGCCATCGACGCCAGCGTGGTGCTCGTCTCCGAGTTCGACGCCGTGGGCGACACGGACGACGTCCTCGCCAGCGCGGAGCGCATCGGCGACAACCTCGGTGGCGTCCTGTTCAACGGCGTCGCCGACGCGCAGATGGACGTGCTGACCGACGACGTCCTCCCGTTCCTGGAGGGACGGGGCGTTCCGGTGTTCGGCGCGCTCCCGAACGTCAAGGAGCTCTCGGGCGTCACGATACGTGAACTCGCCGACAGTCTCGGTTGCGACGTGCTCACGCCCGAGGCAGGACTCGACGCCCACGTCGAGCGCTTCACCGTGGGCGCCATGGGCGGCAACAGCGCGCTCACGCAGTTCCGTCGGACCCGCGACGCCGTGATGATCACCGGCGGCGACCGGTCGGAGGTCCAGGCCGCCGCGCTCGAGGCGTCGGGAATCGAAGCCATGCTGTTGACCGGTGGATTCCGCCCGCCGAGCGCCGTCCTCGGGAAGGCAGCGGACGCTGGCGTTCCGATCCTCCTCGTCCAGTCCGACACCAGGACGACCATCGACCGGGTCGAGGAAGTGCTGCGCTCGGGCCGCACGCGAAGCGAGGCGACCGTCGAACGGATGCGGGAACTCCTCGACGGCGGCGTCGACGTCGAATCGATACTGGACGCCGGCGAATAAAATCAGATAACGGGCGTAGGAGCCTCCTACGGCCCTGAACGGTATACACTACTTATGGGAAAGGGTGGTGAATGCTAACGTGGAGCCACCAGGCTCCGTAGTGTCACACGCTGGGGGTACCACCCCCTCTCCGTTCGTGCAATCCTGTGCCCGTCCGACTCGGAGCGGCCGTAACCTGGGGCAGCAGTCGCTCGCCCGACGGCGCCGTCTGCCACGTGGAGAACGAGCAATCCCATCTTCGACTGCCCAGTCGCCGTCTGCCGTGCGCGAACTCGGCGACGACACCGTGAGATCACTCCGAAGAATCGACGTCGGCTTCGCTGCTCGCCGTCCCGGCAGCGGTGTCGACGGCCACGCCGTCGTCGGCGCGAGCTTTCACTGCCGACAGGTCGAACTCGTTG
This region includes:
- a CDS encoding phosphotransacetylase family protein, coding for MNTVLVTSTDDGIGKTAIALALARTAQDQGKTVGYMKPKGTRLQSAVGKTRDEDPMLARELLGLDAEMHEMEPIVYSPTFVQEVVRGREDPDELRERVVDSFQDLSADTDLMIVEGSDDLSTGSMVDLTDVDIAEAIDASVVLVSEFDAVGDTDDVLASAERIGDNLGGVLFNGVADAQMDVLTDDVLPFLEGRGVPVFGALPNVKELSGVTIRELADSLGCDVLTPEAGLDAHVERFTVGAMGGNSALTQFRRTRDAVMITGGDRSEVQAAALEASGIEAMLLTGGFRPPSAVLGKAADAGVPILLVQSDTRTTIDRVEEVLRSGRTRSEATVERMRELLDGGVDVESILDAGE